One genomic window of bacterium includes the following:
- a CDS encoding helix-hairpin-helix domain-containing protein, producing the protein MEIFNRSEQRVVLFLIASALIASGILIVTHIQGENALSKIEVVHSAFEVFSEETIPDKVNINTASLEDLMTLPRIGSVTSNRIVEYRRMHGKFKSVEEITKVKGVGKKNFEKIRGLITVGNVEKFASITVTLKERKRDSSSLKKHRAIDVGSITVEGSKCLSEKLKINLNTASIEELDKLPGIGSDIANRIIEYRNIQGEFSSIEDITKVKGIGQKTFEKIKEMITVDKENL; encoded by the coding sequence ATGGAGATTTTTAATCGGTCTGAGCAAAGAGTAGTCTTATTTCTTATTGCCTCAGCATTAATTGCCTCCGGGATTTTAATAGTAACGCATATCCAGGGAGAAAACGCACTCTCTAAGATTGAGGTCGTGCATTCTGCCTTTGAGGTTTTTTCAGAAGAAACAATACCAGATAAAGTCAATATAAATACTGCTTCATTAGAAGATCTGATGACTTTACCCAGGATTGGAAGTGTAACTTCAAATAGGATTGTTGAGTATAGAAGGATGCATGGCAAGTTTAAATCGGTCGAAGAAATAACTAAGGTTAAAGGGGTTGGTAAAAAAAACTTTGAAAAGATTAGGGGATTGATAACCGTAGGTAATGTAGAAAAATTTGCCTCTATCACCGTAACATTAAAGGAAAGAAAGAGAGATTCTTCTTCCTTAAAAAAACATCGAGCTATTGATGTTGGCTCTATAACAGTAGAAGGAAGTAAATGTCTATCAGAGAAGTTGAAAATCAATCTAAATACTGCCTCTATCGAAGAACTTGATAAATTACCCGGCATTGGTTCTGACATAGCCAACAGAATTATCGAATATCGAAATATACAGGGGGAGTTTTCATCAATTGAAGATATAACTAAGGTAAAAGGGATTGGGCAAAAGACATTTGAGAAGATAAAAGAGATGATAACAGTAGATAAGGAGAATTTGTAA
- a CDS encoding CsgG/HfaB family protein has product MKLLTFLLIVSWLNFTSCAGTRPYQVNNFFIDDAIHKLKEKRVAVLPFENLTKIKEATLLVTDEFNLQLGKIGQFDLVERIKVEELFKEQDFCKDRIDEATAVKIGKMLGAHAVILGVITKYTPYGQDKQVAQAQQPSPPVIIGDHRCHKDKEEDDEDDWLDTIIVIGAVVSVVGILYILFLQPSAEAGISVRMIDVETGQQLWQARDTFKGNRPSLKTLVKTREERKRLRKDIDFLTQHLCQKLAETLLIK; this is encoded by the coding sequence TTGAAGTTATTAACCTTTTTGCTTATTGTTTCCTGGCTTAATTTCACAAGTTGTGCAGGCACAAGACCATATCAGGTGAATAACTTTTTTATTGATGACGCTATACATAAGTTAAAAGAAAAACGGGTTGCTGTCTTACCTTTTGAGAATTTAACCAAAATAAAAGAGGCAACCCTTTTAGTTACAGATGAATTTAATCTACAGTTAGGGAAGATTGGACAGTTTGATTTAGTAGAAAGGATAAAGGTAGAAGAACTTTTTAAAGAACAGGATTTTTGCAAAGATAGGATTGATGAGGCAACTGCGGTTAAAATTGGCAAGATGCTTGGTGCTCACGCCGTTATCTTAGGAGTAATTACTAAATATACACCTTATGGACAGGATAAACAAGTAGCCCAGGCACAACAACCTTCACCACCAGTTATCATCGGAGACCATCGCTGTCATAAAGATAAAGAAGAAGATGATGAAGATGACTGGTTAGATACTATCATCGTTATCGGAGCGGTAGTTAGTGTTGTAGGTATTCTTTACATCCTTTTCCTTCAACCATCTGCGGAAGCAGGAATTAGTGTGAGGATGATTGATGTCGAAACAGGACAACAACTATGGCAAGCAAGAGATACTTTTAAAGGGAATAGACCATCTTTGAAAACATTAGTTAAGACAAGAGAAGAACGCAAGAGATTACGGAAAGATATTGATTTTTTAACTCAACATCTTTGCCAGAAATTAGCCGAAACTTTATTGATAAAATGA
- a CDS encoding type II toxin-antitoxin system RelE/ParE family toxin encodes MFEVIWTNKAKKYYEKLNRDFQERFEKMLDILEVTPFYYGKSIKKLTGALEGFYRFRIGKLRVFYIIDTKNKNVIITNMDTRGDIY; translated from the coding sequence ATGTTCGAAGTAATCTGGACAAATAAGGCAAAAAAGTATTATGAAAAACTAAACAGAGATTTTCAAGAAAGATTTGAGAAGATGTTGGATATTCTGGAGGTAACGCCTTTTTATTATGGAAAATCTATAAAGAAACTAACAGGAGCATTAGAGGGCTTTTATCGGTTTAGAATAGGGAAATTAAGAGTCTTCTACATCATAGATACAAAGAATAAGAATGTTATTATAACTAATATGGATACAAGAGGAGATATTTACTAA
- the trpD gene encoding anthranilate phosphoribosyltransferase, which produces MIKEAIAKVVQNQNLTQEETVTVMNEIMSGQASDAQIASFITALRMKGETVDEITGAAWVMREKVTRINVEGDVVDTCGTGGDGLHTFNISTISAFVVAGAGIKVAKHGNKSVSSKCGSADLLTGFGINIEVLPEVIEKCIKEVGIAFLFAPKLHLAMKYAIGPRREIGIRTIFNILGPLTNPAGAKRQLLGVYDENLTETLANVLKNLGSKRVFVVHGEEGVDEISITGRTKISELKKDGNISTYWITPEDFGLKRASIDEIKGGETQKNLEMALAVLKGKDGARRDVVLLNSAFGIMAGDKANTVEEGIELAKKSIDSGLALEKLERLKEFTSQ; this is translated from the coding sequence ATGATTAAAGAGGCAATTGCAAAGGTTGTTCAAAATCAAAACCTAACGCAAGAAGAAACTGTAACCGTGATGAATGAAATTATGTCAGGCCAGGCATCGGATGCCCAAATTGCCAGTTTTATCACCGCATTACGCATGAAAGGTGAAACAGTAGATGAAATTACCGGTGCGGCTTGGGTGATGCGAGAAAAGGTTACCAGAATAAATGTCGAAGGTGATGTGGTAGATACCTGCGGCACGGGTGGAGATGGATTACATACATTTAATATCTCGACTATCTCTGCCTTTGTCGTTGCCGGAGCAGGAATTAAGGTAGCTAAACACGGTAATAAATCCGTTTCCTCAAAATGTGGTAGTGCAGATTTATTGACAGGTTTTGGAATAAATATTGAGGTATTACCTGAGGTGATAGAAAAATGTATTAAAGAGGTTGGAATTGCCTTTTTATTCGCTCCTAAACTCCATCTGGCAATGAAATATGCCATTGGTCCGCGAAGAGAAATTGGCATTAGAACCATCTTTAATATCCTGGGACCTTTGACTAACCCTGCCGGGGCTAAACGACAACTTTTAGGTGTTTATGATGAAAATCTAACCGAAACTTTAGCTAATGTTTTGAAAAATCTTGGTAGTAAGCGAGTATTTGTCGTTCATGGCGAAGAAGGGGTGGATGAAATATCTATTACCGGTCGAACTAAAATAAGTGAATTAAAAAAAGACGGAAACATCTCTACTTACTGGATTACTCCAGAGGATTTTGGGCTAAAACGAGCCTCCATAGACGAAATTAAAGGCGGTGAGACTCAAAAGAATTTAGAAATGGCATTAGCCGTGTTAAAAGGAAAAGATGGGGCAAGAAGGGATGTTGTCTTATTAAATTCTGCCTTTGGTATTATGGCTGGTGATAAAGCAAATACCGTTGAGGAAGGAATTGAGTTAGCTAAAAAATCCATTGATTCAGGATTGGCATTAGAAAAGTTAGAAAGGTTAAAGGAATTTACTTCACAATGA